From one Rosa rugosa chromosome 4, drRosRugo1.1, whole genome shotgun sequence genomic stretch:
- the LOC133707228 gene encoding histone H3.3a-like has product MARTKQTARKSTGGKAPRKSLATKIAYKSAPSTAGGVKKPHRYRPGTVALREIHKYQKSTDLLIRKLPFQRLVRETAQNYKSDLRFNSHAVMALQEASEAYLVGLFEDTNLCAIHAKRVTIMPKDMQLARRIRGDLH; this is encoded by the coding sequence ATGGCTCGTACTAAGCAAACTGCTCGCAAGTCAACCGGAGGGAAAGCTCCAAGGAAGAGTTTGGCCACCAAGATTGCTTATAAGTCTGCCCCAAGCACCGCTGGAGGTGTGAAGAAGCCACACAGATACCGCCCTGGTACTGTTGCTCTTCGCGAAATCCACAAGTACCAGAAAAGTACTGATCTCTTGATCAGGAAGCTGCCATTCCAGAGGCTTGTTCGTGAAACTGCGCAGAACTACAAGAGTGATCTGCGTTTTAATAGCCATGCGGTGATGGCATTGCAGGAGGCTTCTGAGGCTTACCTTGTGGGGCTGTTTGAGGATACGAATCTCTGCGCTATCCATGCAAAGCGAGTAACCATCATGCCGAAAGATATGCAGCTGGCTCGGAGGATCAGGGGTGATCTGCATTAG